A region of Elusimicrobiota bacterium DNA encodes the following proteins:
- a CDS encoding tyrosine-type recombinase/integrase: MTAAITPETKEFVAEITREVLRNVTGGLKSDLTGESPRRYRRRSVTIQAEKKKILGRKVPRGVVEDRGYIFVRLWPKGKQVCKCVGHLREGPGVLDRAVELLTRLKREIRDGVLGAKNAPKERVILFDEAVDLFWDHHATRLRSARTIKYSLDQLRAFFGQKYVHEINYLDVENYRAARKKVLSLRTVNHEHSLLTQIFHCLKKWKAKNVIRPVILPDANPGSMVKKEDDRHLNRTRVLNQEEFRLLMEKANPALQRIILGALNTTLRKIDLKRLGKSNVDETTGMLYGIQQKTQKAYRLPINKVTRYLIDTAPGEKIFDFTNFNSRFPELVKVCELKDFRFHDLRRTGARTMLMQGVDLATVSKWLGHRSLETTQIYVAPQNKDMAQGGEILQGNFDLPENLPLPLQGHLKVV, encoded by the coding sequence ATGACCGCCGCCATCACCCCGGAAACCAAGGAGTTTGTCGCTGAAATCACGCGGGAAGTCCTGCGGAACGTCACCGGGGGCCTGAAATCCGACTTGACGGGGGAGTCCCCGCGACGTTATCGTCGTCGGTCTGTGACCATCCAAGCGGAGAAAAAGAAAATCCTGGGGCGAAAGGTCCCGCGCGGAGTCGTGGAGGACCGGGGGTATATCTTCGTCCGCCTATGGCCCAAAGGGAAACAGGTCTGCAAGTGCGTGGGGCATCTCCGGGAGGGGCCGGGGGTGTTGGACCGGGCGGTGGAGCTCTTGACCCGCCTTAAACGTGAAATACGCGATGGGGTCTTGGGAGCTAAGAACGCGCCCAAGGAGCGCGTGATCCTCTTTGACGAGGCCGTGGACCTGTTTTGGGACCACCACGCCACGAGGCTTCGGTCCGCCCGGACCATCAAGTATTCCCTGGACCAACTCCGGGCCTTCTTCGGCCAGAAATACGTTCATGAGATCAACTACCTGGACGTGGAAAACTACCGCGCCGCGCGAAAGAAGGTTCTTTCCTTGCGGACGGTCAACCACGAGCATTCGCTCCTCACCCAAATCTTTCACTGCCTCAAGAAATGGAAGGCGAAGAACGTGATCCGGCCCGTGATCCTGCCCGACGCCAACCCGGGGTCCATGGTGAAAAAGGAGGACGACCGGCATTTAAACCGCACCAGGGTCCTCAACCAAGAGGAGTTCCGGCTCCTGATGGAAAAGGCGAATCCCGCCCTTCAGAGGATTATCCTGGGGGCCTTGAACACCACGCTGAGAAAGATTGACTTGAAGCGGCTCGGCAAATCCAACGTTGACGAGACGACCGGGATGCTCTATGGAATCCAACAAAAGACCCAGAAGGCCTACCGGCTCCCGATCAACAAGGTCACCCGTTACTTGATCGACACCGCGCCCGGGGAAAAAATCTTCGACTTCACGAACTTCAACTCCCGCTTCCCCGAGCTGGTGAAGGTCTGCGAGTTGAAGGATTTCCGTTTCCACGATCTCCGGCGGACAGGAGCCCGGACGATGCTCATGCAGGGGGTCGATCTTGCCACGGTATCCAAATGGCTCGGCCACCGAAGCCTTGAAACCACCCAAATCTACGTCGCCCCCCAGAACAAAGACATGGCCCAAGGCGGAGAAATCCTACAGGGCAACTTCGACCTGCCGGAAAATTTGCCCTTACCGTTGCAGGGGCATTTGAAAGTTGTTTGA
- a CDS encoding site-specific DNA-methyltransferase, whose protein sequence is MAYPHHGWISKSEVILWFVKGDRPVLAERRPFQHDCYVVNRVGKEGVEGHPTVKPLAVVSDLASRCPGGGVILDPFAGSGTTLRAAMDLGRRAIGIEIDEGFCGLAMGRLAQGVLPLKERPKGLSEGLDPSAGSRPDS, encoded by the coding sequence ATGGCTTACCCTCACCACGGGTGGATTTCCAAGTCTGAGGTTATCCTGTGGTTTGTAAAGGGAGATCGTCCTGTCCTAGCGGAACGGAGACCCTTCCAACACGATTGTTACGTGGTGAACCGTGTGGGGAAAGAGGGGGTGGAGGGCCATCCGACGGTCAAACCCTTGGCGGTGGTCTCCGACCTGGCCAGCCGGTGCCCGGGCGGGGGCGTGATTTTGGACCCCTTCGCGGGGTCGGGGACGACTCTACGGGCGGCCATGGACCTGGGCCGAAGGGCGATCGGGATTGAGATTGACGAGGGGTTTTGCGGGTTGGCCATGGGCCGATTGGCCCAGGGGGTCCTCCCGTTGAAAGAGAGACCGAAAGGTCTTTCGGAGGGTCTGGACCCATCCGCCGGGTCCCGGCCGGATTCTTGA
- a CDS encoding site-specific DNA-methyltransferase, protein MGERPSAIAPLYSREGITLYLGDCRDILPALARESVDMVLTDPPYGMKRFATDGKDYLHAVAPALRQAWEVLKEGGSMFVFTSPWEAVKVAAKVGLPVRRLFWM, encoded by the coding sequence ATGGGCGAAAGGCCGTCCGCCATCGCGCCGCTCTATTCCAGGGAGGGGATTACCCTTTATCTGGGTGATTGCCGGGACATCCTCCCGGCGCTAGCTCGGGAGAGCGTGGACATGGTGTTGACGGACCCGCCCTACGGAATGAAGCGGTTCGCCACGGACGGCAAGGATTACCTCCACGCTGTGGCTCCGGCGTTGCGGCAGGCCTGGGAGGTGTTGAAAGAGGGCGGCTCGATGTTCGTATTCACATCCCCTTGGGAGGCCGTCAAAGTGGCGGCCAAGGTGGGATTGCCGGTTCGGCGGCTATTCTGGATGTAA